ggcgaagactttgtcgagtgccccaaaaacactcggcaaatattttttgaaaaaaataaaaaaaagcatcAGCCACCGGACGCCACCACCAGCTCCTACTCTGTCTCCATCCATGCCTCCATCCGCGCCGCCACCCAGTGAGGGAGGGAGTCTGGGCCTGCGCCGCCGTGCTGAGCGATGGTGTGGCCGCCTTCCCTGCCCTGGATCCACGCCGCCGTGCTAAGCGAACAAGGGAGGGAGCTGGATCCGGCCACCCCGCTCGCACCGGCGCTGGCCACCGCCTCCGCGGGTGGGGGACGCTGGTGGGGGCCGGCCTGCCCTAGATCCGCGTCGTGGGAGACAGCTACCATGAGGACCCGTGCTCGCCGGCCACCGCCTCCGCCCGCTGCCACCATGGATCTGAGCACCGGCGAGGGAGAGAGgccgcgccacgccacgccatGGATCCGGGCGCCGCGAGGGTGAGAGGCAGCTGTCGTgccgcgccacgccacgccccGCCCACAAAGCCACGTTGCCGTGCCACGCCCGCAACGCCGGGCCACCACTCCACCACCGCCTGGGGTGCGTCGCCGCCGGGGCCCCTCCCTGGATCTCGCCGTTgggtgagggagggagggagggagggggcggcaccggccacCGGATCTTGCCAGTGGGGAGgccacgccggggaagaagggaggggtgGGGAAAAAGAGAGgggcggggaagaagggagggcccAGATCCGGCATGGaagaagggaggaggggaggggaggggccggatccggcagggaagaagaaggggagggcggGGAGGGGCCGGCCTCcgacggggaagaagaaggggagggaggggaggggccggctgCCGGCGGGGAAGAAGATGGGGAAGGAGGGGGGCCAtgccggggaagaaggtaggggggAGCCGGATGAGGGGGCCAGGAGCGGAGGCGGCCGGAGGGGAAGAGGGCGgccgggagaggaggggagggaggcggcgccgtcgggaggagagggggcgctgggggctgggaggagagagaaggggtGGGGACGGGAGGGCGAGTGGGGTGCTGGGGACGCGGTTAGGTTAAGTAGGATATTTttttggtttgccgagtgtcccagatgaggtaggcaaagtttttttttaaatttttttcttcttctacttttttttgccgagtgttttaaatctgagcactcggcaaagttttttttcatttttttcttctcctttttcagaaaaaagattttatttctttgccgattATTttggtttgacactcggcaaaacgccatgtttgccgagtgtttttttttttgctaagtgTTTTtagcgtggcactcggcaaagaacttgttcgccgagtgccctacaaaatacactcggtaaatttgaggattccggtagtgaATTCTTTAAGCTGATTAAACCTGCAAAATGTTCTTCAGCAAAGGCTATAGAGGCAGCAAAAAAAGATTGGATAATATTATTTATTGTTTGCACCTGTTGGAGGTCAGCCTCTCCACAAATGACAAGATCATCAGCAAAAAGATCGAATGAATTGGGGCAACCTGGGCCCAAATAAATACCAGTGAGTGCTGCATTGTCCATAGCATCATGTAGTCTAAGAGAGCTCATTAACAACAATGACAAAAAGATATGGAGAAAGCGGACATCCTTGCCTGATGCCTCTACTAGCTTGAAAGAACCCATAGGAATCTCCATTAACATTGACAGAATACGACATGGTGGAGATGCAAGCATGGACCAACTCTAAAAATTGACTATGAAACCCTTTATGTTGCAACGCATCAAGCACAACGGACCACTCTACCATATCAAAAGCTTTAGCCAAATCAATCTTCAACATAAAGGCTTTCTTGCTCCTTCAAAAAAAAAGCGCATACGAACGATGCATCACTCTGTCACGTTCACATGCATGCCTACGGTCACAAAGCTAAAATTTACTTGGTGGCAGGGATCGGATCGGAGGTGTCAGAGCCTCGGCGTCCATGGACGTGATCGTCACCGGCACCGGACGATCGGAGAGGTCGAGTATGACTGTATGAGCATCTCTCGTTTGATCTTGAGAGACTCACTccgtaccttgaaacctttgcaTAGCATCGCATTCACGAATTGACTGACTCGGTCTCGCTGTGCAGGCGCAGTGCGTCAGCGGCGGTGCCGGGCAGCGAGGTGGCATCGGCCACGGTCATCATGCATGGTCAAGGCCGTCGATGGCGGCGGCGCCACAGCAGACCACGCGTGGGAAACATGAAGCGTGCGACGCGACGGGGAGGAGAAGCCGAGGCTGCACTACGCAACCCGTACGTGCCTCTGCTGCGAGGAACGCTGGTGACTACGCGCATCTTGTTTGTCACGGTTCACGCCGGCGGTGGCGAACAGGGAGCGCTCGCCGGCGAGATGTCCAGCGGCGAGGAACGTTTTCATTGATCAACCACCACGGAGGATACTTGTATGTACAATGTAACAGATTGAGAGAGTTGTACCGCATTTGTTCAATAATGAAGATGGAAAGACAAGCAGGCACGTACGTAGATCAACCACGTTTCACGTTATACTACAGTCCTTAACACACCAACGCACGCCCGCCGCAGATACAAACActccgccgccgtcgtcaccgGTGCGGGGTGCACGAGGTTGTTGCAAGCTAGCTCATCAGTCGGACCGCATGCGGTTGAGCTGGTTGAGCGCCGGCTGGAGGATGTTGTAGAGCACCCAGCCGATGGCGGGCGCCACGACGATGAGCAGCAGGAGGCCCCGGCTGTCGTcggcgggagcggcggcggcgagcgcggcgaggtcctgcgccgccgcggcggcggaggcctcgggcGCGGTCGCCATACCAGCCGCCGCGGCGGCGCCGAGGCCCAGGCCGGCGACCACGGCCTGGCTGCGCATGCGGTTCAGCTGGTTCAGCGCCGGCTGCAGGATGTTGTAGAGCACCCACCCGATGGCGGGCGCCACCACGAAGAGCAGCAGCTGGCCGCGGTTGTCGCTCCCGGCGTCCGCGCCCCCCGCCGCCGCCATGTCCGCCACGCGCTGCGCCGCCAGCGCCGCGTCCGACGACGCCAGCGCCGAGAAGAAGGCGCCTGCcagcgccgcggccgccgccggcgtggccgtcgacgacgacgacacgGACACCGCGGCCTGCTTCTTGGCCTGCGCCGCCGGGACGTGCAGCGAGACGCTGctcgcggcggcgctgctggcgcCGCTGGTGGACGGCGCTGACCGCGCCACGATCTTGGCGGGTTTCAGCAAGGCCATCGTGGCTATGGTCGCCATGGCACTATGGCAGGTGGGCGTGCTTGCGAGAGCGGAGATGGCGGTGGCACCGGCTGCTGCTGGCGGCGGATGTGAGGTGTGGGTGCGCAGTGCAATGGCGAGCTAGCTTTTCCGTCTACGAACCAGGGATCGGGCTTATCTCTGCGAGGTCGGAGGCGCCCAGTGTGTGCTCCAGAATTGACACCTTATCCTTGCGTCTGCATGGCCATTGGTCGGGAGCAACGGGGTGGGTCCCGCATCGGCGCCAAGGGAGACCTTCAGATCGCAGGTGCAGACAATGGAAATGAACCTAGACTGCTCTTAGAAGTAGAATGCGTGCCGGAATATGCTTCCGTTAGCGAAAAACATTTGGATTTGGTCGACAACAACGTGCACAAAATAGATGGCTTTGCCACGCCGTCATTGGATGTAACCTGTAACCATCCCACACATACCTGCCTTGTCAAAGGGCTCGACGACCTTAATTTTAATACACTCAAACACATGTTCTCTTCGTCCTAAATTAAATGTATGTTTGATCAATTAAAGATAGTTACTAGTTAagttaaaaaaattaaattagCTTAGATTGACAATTTAATTGGCTAATAACTAATTGAAGGCTTGGCTAAAAAATTAGCGTACTTAACCCTCCTGTTTGGATGCACTAGAGTTAATTTTAGCtagctaagagcatctccaagagccattttaaatctcactctctaaatcatcatttagagagtcatttacataaaaatcgctttctatatTTTTTCGCTCTCCAACAGTTCTTCTATATCTCATGCGCATTCTAGAGAGCCATTCTCATCTTCTGTTTTTGACTAGCGAAAAATTTAGAATAGAAGATGactatatttggataaccatttaggcaccgttcggcttaccccatattcggcttgttcggcttcttttttcagccgaaacagtatttttctctcacaacaattcagacagagcagtgtttttcagccagtttcagtcaaaattttgccagccgaacggggccttagatAAGCTATTAGAGGgtattttttcaccaaaatctctatttctagcacttaggaaggatatagagagtctcttagagatgctctgacAATTAGCCCTTGTACCCAAACATGCCATAAGTGCACTTCTAGCATTTAAAATTTTGTCCCAAGATAAGTGTATTTCTAGGTAGGATCCACCTACTCTTAGTAGTTCTATTTTATTTAATCACATCTTTTTCTTTCTCAATCACTGAGATCAAAATATTTCGTATAGAACTATAGAAGGTGTGATACTATTTGGATCAAAATAGTGTGAAGATTAGATAATGGAAATGCTTAACACACAATAGGTCTTGAATTCCGTGACCCCCTTGTGACCGCGTGCATGACGAGCGCCATCTGTCCGCTCATGTCTGTACGATGAGTTCTGACTGTGCCTATACACATTCGGACACAGAAAATTTACCCTTACAACATGTTTGTGTATATATATGACAAGCCCTGGAAGGCGAATCCTGACTGCACCTATCCAAACACTTCCTAACGCGAAAAATTTACCCTTAGGGCAACATGTTCCAATCTGCATCTAATATTTGAGTGCACATGGCGATATATGCCCCTAAGGCAATTCGGAATTGTGATAGTGGGAGTAAAACACAAGTCAACACTAAATAGTGCATGATGCAACAAGAAAAAATAGCTTCTTTTCTATTAACTTGACACAATCCTCCATATTTTTTTTAAGATTTCGTCTATGACCCGTCGAACACGGGACAAGTCCTGCAATAAAAGAAGAAAGTCAAATATTTAATGAATTTATAAACTTATTATAGGTCTCATCAGAAAGTGGGGAAATCACAAGAATAATAAAATTTAAAGTCCAACCCTACCTCCTCAGCAACATTTCTATAGTCAAGGCTAACgcataatttattattttctaTACTCGCGCCCTTTGATTTCTTCCTTTGCACACactagaaaaatataaaatatttaaGTGCAATGTTTAGAAAAGTAAAACAGAATGTGGACAATGGTTAAACAGTAGAGCAATATTTAGAACAGTAAAACAAGATTCAAAACAGTAGCAAAAAACTAGTATAACCAATAACAGAAAAAGTTTGAACAGTAACTAACACAGTGTTGAACGGTGTTTTCAACAGTGACAGGAGGGCTGAGATGGGCGGAAATCTTACACGGTTGAGGAAGGGTCTGTTTGGACGCCGCCTATGCATGCCACATCGAAGTAGCAGCGACCCAAAAAGTTTGGTGAACAAATAGCTCACCACAGATTCAGTGTGGTTTGGCGTAAAAAATGACTTACGCAGCATTGACGAGTTTTAGCGGCGACTTAACTCCTGCCACGAAACAAACACAGGCAAAACTGCGGCGTCTTTGTTGTGGCGAACGGTGGCGCAGTTTGGTAACAAACCAAACACGTCCGAATTATCTTATATACAACACCTTATTGATTACGGTGACATGCTTCTTCGCAGCTTCATATCGATACAATAAATATACGAGTCCAACAAAGTTATGCATTAATTACATATGGGTAATACGTCATCAGCCCATGtaaaaaggtcctaatggccagAAGGAGATAAATAgtctattaaaattttctacaacaacactaagccaattggttagacaattatgaagcgaagcaagcgttgcgctagtctactaaaAGTGCAaaccacctatcacaattctaatTGCTATGATCTCTGATTCACACAAAAGGCTGAATCATTGCCTCTaaattagtgagctctcaaagactaactaaagagtctcACTAAACACTAATCAAGACacaaagctagctctcaaaactagttacactaaagagcttagcaacACTAGAAAGTAAATGCAAGAGAGGTAggagggttataccgccatggcaagtgatcaatcataatacatcaatgaacaccaaagaaatcctcggagacaagatgacacaagatttttttctccgaggttcacttacttgccggcaagctagttcccgttgtggcgattcacccacttgaaggttcacgcactaataggcatcacacgtctAACCCTTAATcgggtgccgtacaaccaacacaagatgaaaatcacacaagccacgtgcaatccactagagttgcattTGGCACTCCGCCAGAGAAGGCACAAGAACACCTCACAAATCATCGGGATGTGGCAAAAAACAGTCACCAACTCTTACCAACACTCCTCCGCTGCTTCAGGCCGTCTAGGCGTCGGCAAACggcaagagtaacaagaaaaccgcAGCAAATCGatctccaagtgccactagatgcaatcactcaagcaaatacaccTGTAATCACTCAATCCACTATGGGAAAcagttactttgccgagtgccgcaagctttgccgagtggcaaaccacgggcactcggcaaagaggctctttgccgagtgccagaccacgcactcggcaaagatctctttgccgagtgtctggcactcggcaaagagaagcACTCGACAaaaggggatctttgccgagtgcctgacactcggtaaagaggggcactcggcaaaggggggccTGGACAAACGGCATCCGTGGTcgtcccctttgccgagtgccctaccgttaggcactcggcaaaggagccacctttgctgagtgccaagcactcggcaaaggcctgccACGTGGCAGGATTAGGGTCGGCCAGGGCgacaacctttgccgagtgccacgtgggccggcactcggcaaaggcctctttgccgagtgccaggtgggccggcacttggcaaagtcctctttgccgagtgccaaccctagcactcggcaaagtgtaatttgccgagtgtcggcccacctggcactcggcaaagaggcctttgccgagggctggcccacgtggcactcggcaaaggattttattaaaaaaaataaaaatacacctttgccgagtgccgggtcaggagcactcggcaaaggcccttaaTGAAAAAAGGCCCACCGGCCCAAACCGAAACCCTATCTCCTCACACCCGCCCCGCGCCCACCTCTCCCCAAGctccctgcgccgccgccgccgcccgagctCCTCCGCGTTGCGGCCGCTCCGGCCGCCCGAGCTCCTCCGCGCCCGCCCGAGCTCCTCCGCGCCCGCCACGCTcgcacgcgcgcgccgccgccgtccgcgcgGCCCGCCCTCCGCCGCCCCGTCCTCCCACCTCCAGCCCCGCCTCGCCGACCCCGCGCCCCGAGCTCCGCCCCCGAGCAGCCGGCCGCCGTCCCCGAGCTCCGCCCCCGAGCAGCCGGCCGCCGTCCCTGAGGTCCCCGCCGCCCCGAGCTTCCCCGCCATCGCCATGTACCGCGAGCTTGTGTACCGTGAGCTCCGCCCCCGGCTGCCGGCGTCCCGGGAGAGCGGTCGCGTGCGCCACCTTCCTCCTCGACAAGGTACTACGACGCGACGCACGCTTTTGCTCTCGGCTCGGTGCGGCTCTCGATTTTGCCACACACACACTCTTCTTTCTACTTATTTTAATATTTAACAAGCAGGGGGAAACCCCTCCTGTATTTTCAAAAAAGATATCAGCGTGTATACCAATGAGTTAAAATGGTTATAGCTTGATCATCAAAGGCTCCAGAATTTCTAGTCTTTGTTATTGGCTGACTTATAAGTTCTAAATTACTGTATGTATATAACTGCTACATGGTTTATATCAGTAGAGATGCTATAATTTAGTGAGGCACTTAAATGGACAGATTTTTAGTTGTATTTACAAATTATGTAATGTAGAACCATACTTTCTTGAACAAGAAGTACAGCTACCCCTTGTCTGTGTTTTGTCTCTTATAAATATGGGAAGGTGGGCAGTGCTGATACTTGATCCTTGACATGACATTCAATAATCTTTCATGATTGTACATGACATATTAGTAATCAACTGCATAGTtgtgatagaaaaagaaaaataatctTGATTATTTAGATCTACATGCACTACTTTTTATTTGCATAACAGAAATTTATGTACCTGCAGAGGAACAAATTTATTGATGAATATATTCATCAAATAGTTGACTAGCACCATTTGGTGAACAGCCACAACTGCATACACAGCTCTTGCCTAGCAGTTTCATGGCGAGCACCTAATTTCTTGCCCAGCAAATATTGCTTGTAGTTGTAGTGCAAACTTTGTATGTGTTATTGAAAGAAATGAAATATCTAAAATAAGACATGACTTATTATATTGGATATATCCTATATGATAATTTAGCACATGACTTATTGTATTAGATATGTCCTATATGATAATTTAGTACATGACTTAGTATATTAGATATATCCTATATGATTATTTAGCAAGTTAAGAGAGAAATATTTCTGATTGAACTATATTACCACTTGATGATTGTTAATGAGCATCATGGGAATTAAGGAATTGCGTAGGCTTTGTTTGGGTCTAATAAACTTTTTATAAGCTGCAATAGCTAGAGGGAGCTAGCTAATAGCTTGTTATAAGCTTGGTTGTTTGGATCAAGTAGAGCTTTTTTTAGCTGCTAGCAACTTATATTAGTTGATCCTAAAGTCTTAGTGTGATAAAGGAGAAAAACATCCTAGCACATCATATATCATTACTAACAATAAGTCAAAAATCAATAGAAAATTTATCAGGATAGCTCTCATGTCCTGGAGTTAACAAGCTTGAAACACCTTTTGCTCTTGTTGTATTATTTAAGCGAAGAGCTGCTTGCTCTGGGGAAAGCTGGCAAGATTTTAGAAGTGAGACTTAAAGATATATAAACTATAAGTCAAAAATCATAAATATAAACTCAGAAATTATCTACCTGCATCTCTAATGAGCCAAATCCACCTTCTGAATCTAGAATATTTTCTtattttgcagagaagagcggaTCTGGAGTAGCCCCGCGccatgccggtctgcctgcatagCGTCGCctcaccatagcacctccaccctaggtataacccctgtacccgtaccttggtcgtagatctcgtcacccagttaggcatctcctgtccgaaagagatacggtcagaGGTATGCaggtctttgcatatctgcgaccgtatctgttttggattgtccatattttttggacagcccgtgaaTGCGTAGATGAgttagcttccatgttctgctcctGTCTGAGTCGGagttttggcagcacctccccatgttctccggatacacactctccctgcggGAACGTGTAtcgagagaacagcggggaggtgctgccgaaattccgaCTCGGACGGGgggcagaacatggaagctaacccatgtacgcatccacgggtgggattaggacctatccttcacctattagatggtaggaacgccgtGTAGATGCAAATACTGGTTTTATTACCCGCTTACATTGGCGCATGACAGAGGATggctgaccgtgagtggatgtacacgggtttCACAAGTAAGAGCTCTGAATGGGTTAGGGGGGGCAATgctttcctggagcatgcatttggcccagctgctaaagggtcgagtcggatgtcgtgtccctgcagcaagtgtaagaacaagaaaaagaaatgaaagCGTGTCATGGGAGTAGATATTCACAATAACAGATTCGTTtcaaactatacccgctggatccaccatggtgaacacCATCGTAttagggaggaggtggtgagacccctCCTCGAGGAGTATGATGCAGATGCCGGGATGGCAGACATGATGGCAGACTTTCATGAAGCACGGTTCGTTGAAGGAATGGAGGTGGAGGATGATCCAGAGGAAACTGCAAAGGCATTCTACACCATGATGGAGgcggcacagaagccccttcacaagaagacaatggtttcgcaactAGATGCCATTTCACGCCTAATAGCGTTGAAGTCGCAATTGGGCATTAGTCGAGATGGCTTCGATCTCGTGTTGACAGTTCTTGGCAAACTGCTTCTGGATCCTCACACCCTACCGAAGAACACGTATGAGTCATagagactccttcgtgcacttaagatgccgtatgaggggATCTAAGCTTgtctgaaggggtgcgtcctatttaggggaGACCACGAGAAAGCAacacactgtccaaagtgcaaagcctctaggtttgtggaggtagaaggcagtgatggcaagaagaaatagTCTAAGATCCCCGAGATGGTCTTatggcaccttcctttcctatAGAGGATCCAACGGttgtacatgacagaggagtccgcaAAACAAatgacgtggcacaagaatggcaaaagatacagtcctaacaagatggtacacctAGCGGATGGTGATGCATGGAAGCACTTCGATGACATGAATCCTGGCAAGGCTatggaggctcggaatgtacacgtagcgctggcaacagatgggttcaacccgtttggaatgatggcggccccgtacacttgttggcccgtgttcatgatccccctcaatcttcccCCCGGCGTCATGTTTGAACCCAGGAACGTGTTCTTGACACTGATAATACCTGGACACCCGGgcaacaatatgggtgtgttcatgcagcCAGTGTGGGATGAATTGCAACATGCTTGGGAAGAgagggtactgacatacgaccgagctacaaagaggaacttcacaatgcatgtgtggtaccagtattcaatgcatgacttcctggcgtatggcttaTTCAGCgcatggtgtgttcacgggaagttctctTGCCCAACATGCAAGGCAGATGTGATGTTCACCTGGCTGcacaagggtggcaagtattcttctttcgacaaacatcgtcaattcctacctgaGAACCATGAATTGAGACGAGATGAAAagcacttcacgaaaggtgttcaAGTCACCGACCCCATTCCTCAGGTTAAGAGCCCTGCCGAGGTCCTTGCCGAGATAGAGGCTCTCCAAATTGATGAAGTCAAcggtggttttattggatatggtaacgaccacatgtggactcatatatcgggcttgactaggcttccATACTTCAagcaccttcttcttccacacaacatcgatgtaatgcacacagaaaagaatgtcgccgaggcactctgggcaacactcatggacattggtaaaaagtcaaaggacaacgttaaggctagactagACGTGGAAAAGATTTatgatagaccaaagctagtgaTGAAGACCCCTACGCCAGGCAAGAGATGGAAAAGGGGCCTAGCCGATTACATCCTGAAAAGGGCTGATAGGAAGGAAGTACTACAGTGGATGAAGATGTTACAGTTCTAGgatgggtatgcggcgaatctgagtaggggagtgaacttgca
This DNA window, taken from Miscanthus floridulus cultivar M001 chromosome 13, ASM1932011v1, whole genome shotgun sequence, encodes the following:
- the LOC136500731 gene encoding photosystem II reaction center proteins PsbY, chloroplastic-like encodes the protein MATIATMALLKPAKIVARSAPSTSGASSAAASSVSLHVPAAQAKKQAAVSVSSSSTATPAAAAALAGAFFSALASSDAALAAQRVADMAAAGGADAGSDNRGQLLLFVVAPAIGWVLYNILQPALNQLNRMRSQAVVAGLGLGAAAAAGMATAPEASAAAAAQDLAALAAAAPADDSRGLLLLIVVAPAIGWVLYNILQPALNQLNRMRSD